CGAACTCCCGAAGACCGCCACCGGAAAGATCCAGAAGTTCGAACTCCGCGAGGAGGAGTGGGAGGACGAGGATCGCCTGGTCGGCGAAGGATAACCGCGACCGCTCGTCACCACCAGACTGAACGCACTCCAGCCCGGTTCGCTTCGAGCGCGCAAGCGCAGCATTTCGTGATCGTCACTGACTCATTGACCCGACACGCGCCGCGAGCGGTCACGCTCGAGGTCCTCCAGGTACCGTTCGGGCACGTACGGGCGCACGGCAGCGGGCAGGAAGCCGACGACGACGGTCGCGAGGTCCGCGAGCACCCGGCGGAGCGCGGCGTAGACGACCCCGACGGCGACGGCCGCGAGGACGAGCCACTGGAGCGCGCCCTCGAGTGCGTAAAACAGCGGGATCGAAAGCGTCACCGACGCCAGGAGGTCGCCCGGCGAGCCGTCGTACCGGACCAGCCGCCGGGGTGCGATCCACGTTCCACGGTAGTGGTCGTACACCGCCCGCTGTGAGGTCCCTTCCCACGGCCGAAGCTCGAGGCCGCTGCCGAAGACGTCGGTGACGCAGTGGAGGGCGGCCCCGAGCAGGAAGAACGCTGCGGCGACGGTCGCCGTCGTCGGGGTCAGGATCGCTGCGAGCGTCACCACGACGGCGGCGAGGCTGTAGTACACCGGGAAATGGAGGGTCTTGCGGTGTCCGGCGTACATGTCCAGGTCGGGGAAGATCCCCCCGAGCAGCCCGGCCACGAGCGCGACGGGAGCGAACTCCGGCGCCACGGCTACGAGCGGCAGCGCGAGGGCCATCCCGGCGAGGGCGTGGGTCGGGAGCATCATACTGTCGTATATTAGGCGACACGAAGCTATTAAGGTGTCGTCAGATGTGGCTGACGGTTTCACCCAACACAGCATCAGACTCCGTCTGAGATATACTTCTGCTGTGGTCGGGTGTGAAACACACGCTCACAACACGTGCATACTGACCGGTGGGATCTGTCCCCGGCACTATCCAGAACCAAATTCGTTGAGAGAACATCATAGTATATATACAATTTCGTACTCATAGACAAGTGTGAAAGTTCCTGCCCTCAAATCCGGTATTAGCCGAGTCACTGCAGCAAAGACGTGGAATCGGCCGTGGCTGTATTATATTGGGGGGCTGTTCGCGCTATTCAATGCGTACTTCCACGCCGGAATTCTCGGCGACGCTATCTTCGGAGGTGTTTCCGTTCATGGCGTACCTCATTGGATCGACGTAGCGAGC
This portion of the Natronobeatus ordinarius genome encodes:
- a CDS encoding metal-dependent hydrolase, yielding MMLPTHALAGMALALPLVAVAPEFAPVALVAGLLGGIFPDLDMYAGHRKTLHFPVYYSLAAVVVTLAAILTPTTATVAAAFFLLGAALHCVTDVFGSGLELRPWEGTSQRAVYDHYRGTWIAPRRLVRYDGSPGDLLASVTLSIPLFYALEGALQWLVLAAVAVGVVYAALRRVLADLATVVVGFLPAAVRPYVPERYLEDLERDRSRRVSGQ